ACTCtagaaaatatcaattaaagaattacaattaattacGATTTCTTTGTTGTaaattctgataattttgatggataaaaaaattatttataaaaacattgaaaCCAGACTCGTTAAGAACATCTAAAcattattttcagttttttacgAAACTATTTTACGGACTCAGTAATtttatataatgaaattttttgcagACAAATACAATTTGTTGTAGAACTGTGTGAGaacgttttttaaaatttatagttATCTCGGCATAATTCAAGTTTCAGTTTACGTaccataattatttttccaccatCATTCGTTGTTGAATAAACCATTAAAATTGTCCGATAAAATCCCAACGAAATTTGTTATTATCCCtagaatatttataaatcttttaattaattttggctTTCTCGACACGATTTCACTTCACACGATAGCAcgattatgaattatttttagaatgGGAGCTGTCTGTCCCAGTAATTACAATCCCGCTGATTATTTCGTACAAGTCTTGGCGGTGGTGCCAGGACGCGAGGCATCCTGCAGGCACACCATCAACGCCGTCTGCGATGCGTTTCAAAGAAGTGACAATGGAACTAAAATCGCACTAGAGGCGGAAACGATTCAAGGAGAATTCGAAGAGTCCTTAAGGGTATCGGAGGGGAAGGACAGTGGACAATCACCTTACAAGGCGTCCTGGTGCGAGCAATTTCGCGCAGTTCTCTGGAGGTCATGGTTATCAGTAATCAAGGAACCCATTCTCATCAAAGTTAGACTACTGCAGACGTTTGTGAGTCACCCAAAATTGATATAATCCCTTCCAATAATTTTGGAGAAATAAATGGCATTAACAAGTGAAGAATAATCGcaaaaaataaactaattcTGTGCAGATGGTGTCTCTGTTAATCGGAGTTATCTACTATGGACAAAAGCTAGATCAGGACGGGGTGATGAACATCAATGGCGccctttttattttcctgaCAAACATGACCTTTCAGAACGTTTTTGCTGTTATCAGTGTAAGAAGACACGCAAATATCATGATACGTTTTACACGATTATCTCAATAACAACATTCCTGAGCGTAAAATGTCACAAAATCGTTTTTGTAGCTCATAAAATTCTGCATAAGAATGTTCTTATGACTTTTTGGGGTAGAGCCACTCGTTGTTGGGATAATTCGACTGTTAAAACATAGCATATTGAAAATCGCAGGAAAAATGATTATAAATTGTCGTAATAAATCGGGGAATACaggttattaattaaatatttgattaattaGGTATTCTGCGCCGAACTGCCCATATTCCTTCGTGAACACAGGAATGGAATGTATCGTAcagatatttatttcatctGTAAAACCCTCGCGGAGGCGCCAATCTTCGTGGCGGTTCCTTTTCTCTTCACGACAATCGTCTACCCGATGGTCGGATTATATCCTGGGATCGATCACTTCTTCATCGCTGCTGGGATCATGACACTCATCGCAAATGTCGCCACTTCATTCGGTAAGATTtatacttttttatttattttttgctatttttcttttatttatttcttatttttttaagtcaatgAGGGAGAGGGATTTATTCAGTGCGAGATATTTGAATCTAGTGGGATTGTATTATATTCACTCACACCTGATAGAGTTACCGGGAGCACGGTGATCGCATTACACGAGCTCTCGCAAGAACGATCACTATTCCAATCGGTAATCTCGAGTAATCCTGTTTTTACTCCGATAGGATTTTCGAGGCCATTGATGTCACTGCTGACAATTCTTTGATGAGAATTTCCGGTGCGTTTCTAGTAACAATAAATAACATTTGAATAAACATAGATCAGATAAATAACATTTCTGATGAAAAGGAGTTGGacagaaattgttgaaaaattcgcAGTCGCGATtgggtttttaaaaaattatttaaagtcTTGATATTTGTACATAAGTACGTATATGTACATTTGTACATATTTACACTGTCGGTCTGATGCTAAATTTTGAAGATACGTGCCTTTAACTATTGACAACCGACTGAGGTTTTGATGAAATATTAATGGAGAAAGGAAATTTTATGTTAATTGAAGTTTTCGGGAGATTTCGAATCCCAGGAATTTCCCCtccatcaaataaattaaagttttttttcttattacaAAGCCACTAACTCCGGAAGTTCATAGTATGACCCCGACAGATCATGATCCACCCCTAGTTAATATTTAATTCCCCCGGAAATCTGCAATAAACTGTGATTCATTATTAACtgctcattatttttaattaatttttcttttcttgatTTCAGGATACCTCATCTCCTGCGTAAGCACGAATATTTCTATGGCTCTGTCGGTTGGTCCGCCTGTTATCATTCCCTTCCTGCTGTTTGgtggatttttcctgaatacaGCGTAAGTTTGTTGATCATCTACGTCATTAATTAACATGAAGTTTAATGCAAAACCTCAACCTGGAGTCTCAATTCCTCAACATTTCATCCCTCGTGATTTTATTTCCCAACAGATCTGTTCCCATCTACTTCGAATGGTTCTCCTACCTGTCATGGTTTCGCTACGGTAATGAGGCACTACTAATTAACCAGTGGTCCGAGGTTGAAACAATAGCCTGCACGCGCAGTAATGCGACCTGTCCCAAAACCGGTCGCATGGTTCTGCAAACCTACAACTTCAGCGAGGTCTGTGGTCATTCCGATTCAGTAATTCTAGGGATtaagtttcaattttcatccccAAGAAATCGCAAAAATTACAGGAACACCAAGTGCtcttgtaattaattaattttttttttcagggagACTTTAATATGGACATCATCGCCCTGTGTGCCCTCATAATCAGCTTCAGGTTCTTCGCGTTTTTGGCGTTATTGTCGAAAACATTCCGGAAGACGTGAAAGTACGGGATTAGATGAAGAACATGCTGAtccagaatgaaaaataaaaagatttttcttgagaaaaaaatgtcttttaaTCCCCcaattaaattatgaaattatatttttcaattttatatttgtaTTCGTTTGAAAAATGCATCGATCAGACAACTTAAAGATGGACTAGTGTTCTCCTCTCTCCAGCAGGAGTATAAATAAAAGGAGGAATGAGTTCACTGGCGAGGACTAGCAGGACAATCGCCCTCTTTCTTCCGCTGACCACATCTCAGCTGTCTcatgttgtattttttttaattcctatCATTAGTCCACTGTATTATACTACAAATTAAATTACTGATTTGTTTAAATTGAAATGGACTCGATAACTCTGTAAAGACCCTTGGAGCCTATACCTCGGTTTATTATAGACATTTATTATTTCGTGTCTGATGTGACTCGGGCAATGCACCTAGATCCAACACCACagagtaaattattttttgtacagattatttttcagttGTAATAGTCGataataaaatcaatgaaGAGTAAATGAatctcgtgaaaaaaaaaagaaactctTAAAAGAAAATCAACACAAGTTGATTAAGTGGTTGgggcaatttatttattataataagAGGTAATTGTGTCTTACACAAGACCTCCAGGAAAAATGCGACAGGTTCCATGTTATTCCAAAATACCGTCGTCGAAAAGGTGTGGTATTCTTTAGTGATCGAATTTTGGGATTCGTCGACTCCTCATCAGTTCACAGCTATTTAAGGCGGCtaattcggtttcagaacttatttaattattttttaaaaataattacattgcCATTCGGTGTCgtcgaaataatgaaaataaagggCTTCAatcattgaacatttttttttatttgttcatctCACATGGTGACCGCACAGTCCCAGAGTGGTtggattaaataataaatcattcgATTACCAGTTATTCGAAATTGGTTCCGACATTAGCACCACAACTTGTCGTTTGATATTTAAAATTGTACATTATCCAGTGGCGTTTCCTGCCAGGGTGTATAGACGTCCTGACCACCTCGATATCGGTGTCCATGACAAACCGGTTGACAGGCACACCGTGCGACCACATCACATTTTGTAtgtcatgtaaataaataaaaatagcggGGAGAGGCAATACCGCCCCATGAAAATGCAGGGGAGTACGAGATTTTGAGGGAAATGACAGCATGGGAAGTGCAAGGGACACTTGATATGACTTCAACGAAGGTTTTTTTCAACCCTGACCtaacgaaaaaattcataacattttctatcttcaattttttaaatttaatctgaataaaatttattttactaatTTATAACGTACGGTGCACCTCCGAGAGATGAccgttaatattatttttaggaATATTGCAGACTTTATTGGTCATTACTGATCTCTTTGCAAAATCATACGAATGTAGTTAATTTATAGTCTTTTAATCAGTAAAGAGAGTGAGAGAACTGCGCGTTATCTCATAAATCCGTAATGCTATTCAgaaatattgattatttaatttttaacaaaattcgTTGCAAGTTCCTGCAAGAATTTGCAACTAGACATCGCCCGAGGTCCttcacactgagaaaaaaaattacttttgttaaatattcatttgtttgAAGAaagcatttattttttaaatcctttaTTCCTGAAATCGAGTAATTACCTGATAGTTCTGATTAGCTTTGAATCGCATCGATTATATTGTTCTACGACCTGATCATGTTAATTACAAAGCTGACTGAACTGCAATAATTACaagtattaaataattcatcgaagttcttcatttaaaaaaatcacaatttgtaaaaactgaataattttttttcggaattcaTTCAAGTTCACGTACAAAATACTCATCCTCTAGGGTAATATAATTATCGTAATTGAATGCTAACTCGGTCCCTTTTGGAAGTGATTAAaccgaaaaaatataattttgagcTGATAAATATCTCgctgaagtaaatggatatttggcaaaagtaattttttttctcagttcaTGTATCGCATTTATTTACTAAGTTATATAGTCTATCAGTCAGTTCCCCCTGCATTGGAGAGTTGAACCGGTGCTACATTTCTCAAGCCCTCGCGAGGCAGTCGGGTTCGGTGACTAAGAGGTCCCAGTCGCGCTAAGGTTTCCTCCCGAAGGGAACGGGATGGtgttaatttattgataatatttttagtGTCATTGACCCGAAATATCGaggtttcattgaatttttaaataactaaataaaGTAATTAATGACTAGACTAGTGAACTAATTTAACAatcgatgaattaattaatccgtcagttgaattatgaaataattcaatcagTGCATAAGTTGAATCGCTGTTCATTTGTTGACTGAGTAAATACTTAAGGAGTGGTATGGGGAAATTTCGAAGAGTTTAATGAAGTCATTGGGGGGTGTGAGagtgagaaaattttcttatttatttactcgGAATAATGGAATCGCTGGAAGATCGAGAATCCAAAGGACTTTTAATGAGTTCGGCGACCCTTGGGAGTTCGGGGGAGAACCGGGGTGTCACTCTATCCTGGAGGGATTTATCGGTTTATGCTCTGGATCGAGGAAGCAACAGTATTTGCAAACAGTTAATTAATAACGGTAGGGATGAGCCAAATCTgtggttttttttcttgggAATGGAAGCATTGTAGTTGGTCGTTTTTCATATTCCTTAAAATTCAACTTTTAGAAAATAGACTAATgagtgaacaaaaaaattccaaaaaatctgaaattttcaCAAATTATAAGTTTTAATGAAGACTACTTCAGCACACAGGGACAGAGTGATCGGTTGGATatattttgagaaaaagtgatttttttctcaaggatttttcacaaatatctgcaaaatcaatggatttatttatttacttcaaAATCTTCGATCGATTCATTTCGActtattttcttgaaaatattcgtttttgaatcgtaaaaattcagATATCAACTTGTTTAGAAAGACCGTAAATAGATTTCATGGCAGTTCTTGTTGGCCAATTTGTTCCAATCGTCTGATTccagcaaaataaaaaataataataatgtactCACAGTTATTATCGagcaatatattattattgtgaattttattattgttgtcGGTGTTAATCCagcagaataaaaataaacaacgaACGGAATATTCACATCATTCatcaatttataattaaaaccgTATAATTAATCCCAATACTTCAGCACGATTGGTGTGTACTGCACAAGCTGGGGGGAATCAATGTTCTGGGATGAACTGTCTGAGGGTAAAAAAGTCGGGGATGAACTGTCCTACTACCCTCTCAAGTCATTTTGTATTCCATTTCAGTTCGTGGAGTTCTGAAACCCGGAGATTTAACTGCGATATTGGGCGGGAGTGGAGCAGGAAAAAGTTCTCTCATGACTGCACTTGCTTATCGAACTGCTCGTAAGTTAACatccttttatttatattattattatagctCCAGATCCCGAGGGAGGGTCCATTCAGCTGCAAgaaaattgacaaagatacaaaaaaaattgtttacatgTCAAATATGATCTTGATTTTTAGACTTGAGTGTTAcactttttcaaaattttgtaatCCCTTCACATCCATTAGCTTTGATTTTGTTAACTTTCTCGGTGAAATTAAGCTACTTACAAAATTAATGTGTCTTCCTTGCATGATTGCTAGCTGGGGTAATAGTTCACGGAGATATAAGAGTAAATGGGCACTCAGTGAACTCCAGGTACATGAAACATCACAGTGGATTCATGCATCAAGAGGATATTTTCATCGGTACGATGACGTTGCTGGAGCACCTCTGGTTCATGGTAATGATAAATTACTAAAATGggttaaaaattccaattaacGGGAATGATCGCATTGATGGGCTTGAACATCTGTTGCcttttgaaaaaatcgattcgtTAATGTGGATCTGAAATTGGTAATTAACGAAATAATGATTAGTTTAAGGTAGCTCTTTTTACAAAACTCAAATATTATCGAAAACTACACCAAATTTTTTGCAAACTCGATCACATGTGGAATCGtagtttttttctcaatttgatTATCGTTTCTGTTTTTCAAAAGAAATAAAACTCAGAACGTAACGAAATAATTCACATAAATGATTAAAATCTGTTTCATAAGTTGTTCataaaaaggaaatattttggaaaatattaataatattcgAAATGGAATTTCAATAATACTGACTTTGTATGGATTTAGGACTAGTTCAAATCCCCCGATTCCGATTTCGTATCCCATGAATAATTTAGTTCAGATAATTgactattaatttaataataaaatcaataaaaagttAGTTGAGAGTGACTCTtacttcaattaaaaatcaacatttccatgttatcaataattaaattaattataaatgcCTCTCTGAGACTCATATTCTGTATCCCAAAGGCCAGAATGAAGCTGGACCGGAGGATGGCGAGTCGAGATATTCGAGAGAAGATCTCAAATTTACTGCGAGACGTGGGATTGGTCGACAGGTCTGGCGTTAGAATTGGGGCCATTGGAGATGACAAAGTGTTATCcggaggcgagaaaaaaagACTGGCATTTGCAACTGAAGTAACTTACTCAAAACTTATCTAAATTTAAGACGAACAACTGCTGAGAGTGGCTCTCTAATTAgagtttaataataattaatcttaATTATTGTTCATTTTCAGCTTCTCACCGATCCGAAAATTCTTTTCCTGGACGAACCAACGACGGGCCAGGACTCTAACTCAGCAACAGTCCTCATTTCACATTTGACAGCTTTTGCAAATCGAGGGAGAACAGTACTCTGCACTATTCATCAACCTAGCTCAgctatttttgataattttcatcgaatcATTCTCGTGGCTGATGGCAGAATTGCCTTCGCTGGGACTAGAGATCAAGCCCTCCTGTTCTTTTCAAGGTAATTTcacgtaaataaaaaaaataataaatcggaTTTCTTAATTTTGTACTCAGATGTGAACACAGCAGATGAATTAACGTCTTGGAGTCGGAGATCTTTTTGTTTGtttgcaaaatttttaaaaaacatgaAACGAACACTGTCACTGACCTATTTCGCCTTGACatgttatatatatatataagtaatgttattataattatatatacatagaacaataataataatatatattttacataattatataaaatatatcagAATGAAAAGGAAATGTTTTTGTTTCTTCTTAAGTGAGCAGAATGAGCCAGAAATGCGCAACCGTTTTTAGGTTCGTGAATTATTCACCTCCACGATAacactaagaaaaaaaatataattttgtcaattatatttgtttcaGACAACAAAATGTTCGAAATTTCCGTTCAAATATTCGTCTTAAACTCTTGTCagcgaaatatttcattgtcaaaattatattgttctCTCATAtgattttggatatttttcaaagttaaattttattaaaatgtttatattttttttacagacaGGGGTACGAATGCCCGAGTAACTACAATCCTGCTGATTTTCTCGTTGCAACACTTGCGATAGCCCCCAGGGATGAGGACAGTAGCAGAAGAGCAGCTCAAAGAGTTTGTGATGCATTTTTAACTAGTGATTCTTGCAAAGAGATAGACGTCACTTTGCAACTAGAACTTCATATCTCAAAGGCTTACGACGTATGTTTGTTTCATGAATTTATTGTTGAATCTCTTTTAATTtgcaatgatgaaaaattgaatttcttctttgCAGTGGACCAACGATGTTTTTCACGCCGATTTGTacgtaattataattataataagtCATTTTCTTTAGTACTCGAATTTGTGTTTTACACCTTTGTACGAAATTATAGtttcgtttcttttttttcaaccgaaaaaattattctactgAAATTCTCAATAGAGAATTCAGTGGCGACGTGGAAATCCGAGATAATTTATGGGCCGAGTTTTTGcggaatatctccgaatctaagagagacagTGGAATTGttgtaataacatttattgtggTACTGAATTCACTCGACAAAAAacgttataataaaaatatttctatctgCTCTACATTTCAAGATATCCACAAAAAACTGGTCAAGAGTCGAAAGTGACAGCTTGTTTTActacttcgctactgaattccttgttcaatttgtttattgttcCACGTCACTattccaattgaaaaaaacagaAACCTTCAACTTTTTGTCGAATAAAAAACCTcatgatgagaattttttctgcAATTTCCCACTGGGATTCCCCTACTTTCGATATTTATGACTCTAGTAAACATCCAAGATGGTGGACAAGACTCTTCTGGCTGACTCACCGAGGTGTATTCCAGGTTCTGCGTGATCCCTCCCTCCAGTTTATCAGAATCCTCCAAAAGCTGGTAAAAATccacaaaataataatcaattaatttcccgAAATCAGTCCCAACttcacaaattttattttcacgtaCCAGTGCGTGGCTACAATGGCTGGATTATGCTTCGTCGGAGCGGTTAGTCTGAATCAACTGGGTGTCCAAGCAGTCCAGGGTGTCCTTTTCATTCTCGTGACTGAGAACACGTTCTTCCCAATGTACGCAACACTCTCCCTGTTCCCGCAAGAATTGCCTCTATTCCTTCGGGAAAATCGAGCTGGAATGTACTCGACTCATCTCTATTACATCTCTCGCTTGATTTCGCTGGTACGTCACTCGTTTCtccataattaaattaaagtcCTAATTAAAATTCTTGGACGAATTTGCagagtgaataattttttatccagtCATTGGAACATTCAAAACgaaattattcactttttttagtaatcgaaaaatttaaaatgtaattattctCTCGTTTTAGTTTCCAGGATTGATAATTGAACCTGTCGCCTTCACGATGATCATCTACTGGTTAGCAGGTCTCAGAAATACTGCAGAAGCCTTCGGGCTCACTCTTCTTGTAACAATCTTCACCATGAACGTCTCAACAGCTTGTGGTAAGTATTTAAAATTTACTTAATTACTcagttaaattattttctaattttttttatgaatctgTACAGGCAAATATGCAATATTTATAACGTCTCGACTTCTCCAATTTGGCGGACGATTTTTAAATCAGTTTAATGTCTCAAAAAGACAGTAcagattttttaaagagaTTCTTTCTATTAttagattattttcaaatcgaCTCAAAAAGTAAACAACGTcacgtgattaaaaaaaaattacagatcatatttttcattcaattttggtATCTTCCATGTcgttcaatgaaataaatttactcTCCTGTGATTAAAATTCCAGGATGTTTCTTTTCCGCTGCATTCGAGACGGTCCCTTTGGCAATGGCATATCTCGTGCCCTTCGATTATATCCTGATGATCACAATGGGGCCTTTCATTAAATTAAGGTACTCATTGTCCCGTCATTCGCATGAGTTTCCCTTTATTTCTGCCTATTCACTAGAATATGCTTTCAGTTCACTTCCACTGTACGTCAAGTGGGTCAGATACA
This genomic interval from Diachasmimorpha longicaudata isolate KC_UGA_2023 chromosome 4, iyDiaLong2, whole genome shotgun sequence contains the following:
- the LOC135161813 gene encoding ABC transporter G family member 2-like, coding for MTGTEENQPLISTSTPSTSTQRTSYDSVVFTKGNGHHPETHSPSTGDVLRMEPVVSNNEIHPLSVTDDRITYTWSDVNVYYTTRNGKAWDRVFRRNKPVEQRHILKDACGVAYPGELLVIMGSSGAGKTTLLNALTFRSSRGITVSGTMAANGRRVTSSVLTSRTAYVQQDDLFVGTLTVEEHLLFQAMVRMDRHIPYKQRVKRVNDVISELALTKCKDTIIGIPGRVKGLSGGEMKRLSFASEVLTDPPLMFCDEPTSGLDSFMAHQVVSVLKALAARGKTIIATLHQPSSELFALFDKILLMAEGRVAFMGTPEQAYAFFKTMGAVCPSNYNPADYFVQVLAVVPGREASCRHTINAVCDAFQRSDNGTKIALEAETIQGEFEESLRVSEGKDSGQSPYKASWCEQFRAVLWRSWLSVIKEPILIKVRLLQTFMVSLLIGVIYYGQKLDQDGVMNINGALFIFLTNMTFQNVFAVISVFCAELPIFLREHRNGMYRTDIYFICKTLAEAPIFVAVPFLFTTIVYPMVGLYPGIDHFFIAAGIMTLIANVATSFGYLISCVSTNISMALSVGPPVIIPFLLFGGFFLNTASVPIYFEWFSYLSWFRYGNEALLINQWSEVETIACTRSNATCPKTGRMVLQTYNFSEGDFNMDIIALCALIISFRFFAFLALLSKTFRKTSQNFLIYLLGIMESLEDRESKGLLMSSATLGSSGENRGVTLSWRDLSVYALDRGSNSICKQLINNVRGVLKPGDLTAILGGSGAGKSSLMTALAYRTAPGVIVHGDIRVNGHSVNSRYMKHHSGFMHQEDIFIGTMTLLEHLWFMARMKLDRRMASRDIREKISNLLRDVGLVDRSGVRIGAIGDDKVLSGGEKKRLAFATELLTDPKILFLDEPTTGQDSNSATVLISHLTAFANRGRTVLCTIHQPSSAIFDNFHRIILVADGRIAFAGTRDQALLFFSRQGYECPSNYNPADFLVATLAIAPRDEDSSRRAAQRVCDAFLTSDSCKEIDVTLQLELHISKAYDWTNDVFHADFKHPRWWTRLFWLTHRGVFQVLRDPSLQFIRILQKLCVATMAGLCFVGAVSLNQLGVQAVQGVLFILVTENTFFPMYATLSLFPQELPLFLRENRAGMYSTHLYYISRLISLFPGLIIEPVAFTMIIYWLAGLRNTAEAFGLTLLVTIFTMNVSTACGCFFSAAFETVPLAMAYLVPFDYILMITMGPFIKLSSLPLYVKWVRYISWLLHSTEALTIVQWQGVQNISCDSTTPKLDLPCVTDGSEVMEMYDFDETHFWLDLLSMAILSTCFHLLGYLCLWRRCRDKH